One part of the Microbacterium aurugineum genome encodes these proteins:
- a CDS encoding fucose isomerase → MTTYTLPAPASRPVAAPKTAYLITSGDLRESANVAGWPTQVELEIGVTDVLDDLGWQVIRPFGVDPATGHGFISSQRMGLEVFRSIPVDAPLIVAIANWQYSHHVLAGLRTHEGPILTVANFAGDWPGLVGLLGLNAGLTKMGKPYATTWSVDFTDEWFRNGIREWTETGSIAHDASHVRPLPELPDSPEKQLGEALAAELLAEKAIIGVFDEGCMGMYNAIFDDELLNKTGIYKERLSQSALYAEMLTVTEDEADAAYDWLIDAGMTFRFGPDAATELTREQVQWQLKMYIAALRIADDFGLDAVGIQYQQGLKDLVPASDLAEGILNSTERPPVRSRDGARVLHEGRAFPHFNEADEGVAVDALVTDRVWRAMGLVPDNTLHDVRWGEDYDGEFVWVYEISGSVPASHVGGWQNAEGWRQGHVFFPAGGATINGVSQPGEIVLSRVFIADGVLQADIFRASVVELPADETQRRKDATNPEWPIAHVVLHGVSRDQFMARHKANHAQLVYAPDAETADRALIAKASMFAGMGIQVNLVGDVTL, encoded by the coding sequence ATGACCACCTACACCCTGCCGGCCCCGGCATCGCGTCCGGTTGCCGCCCCGAAGACGGCCTACCTCATCACCTCGGGCGATCTGCGAGAGTCGGCGAACGTCGCGGGCTGGCCCACCCAGGTCGAGCTCGAGATCGGGGTCACCGATGTGCTCGACGACCTCGGATGGCAGGTGATCCGTCCCTTCGGCGTCGACCCCGCCACCGGTCACGGGTTCATCTCCAGCCAGCGCATGGGGCTCGAGGTCTTCCGGAGCATCCCGGTCGACGCGCCTCTGATCGTCGCGATCGCCAACTGGCAGTACTCGCACCATGTGCTCGCCGGTCTGCGCACCCACGAGGGCCCGATCCTCACGGTCGCGAACTTCGCCGGCGATTGGCCCGGCCTCGTCGGCCTCCTCGGCTTGAACGCCGGCCTCACCAAGATGGGCAAGCCGTACGCCACGACCTGGTCGGTCGACTTCACCGACGAGTGGTTCCGCAACGGCATCCGGGAGTGGACCGAGACGGGCTCCATCGCGCACGACGCCTCGCACGTGCGTCCCCTGCCGGAGCTGCCGGACAGCCCCGAGAAGCAGCTGGGCGAGGCGCTCGCCGCGGAGCTGCTCGCCGAGAAGGCCATCATCGGCGTGTTCGACGAGGGCTGCATGGGCATGTACAACGCGATCTTCGACGACGAGCTGCTCAACAAGACGGGCATCTACAAGGAGCGGCTGTCGCAGTCGGCGCTCTACGCCGAGATGCTCACCGTCACCGAAGACGAGGCGGACGCCGCGTACGACTGGCTGATCGATGCGGGCATGACGTTCCGCTTCGGGCCGGATGCCGCCACCGAGCTCACGCGCGAGCAGGTGCAGTGGCAGTTGAAGATGTACATCGCCGCGCTTCGTATCGCGGACGACTTCGGCCTCGACGCCGTCGGGATCCAGTACCAGCAGGGTCTGAAGGACCTGGTACCGGCGTCCGACCTGGCCGAGGGCATCCTGAACTCGACGGAGCGCCCGCCGGTGAGGTCGCGCGACGGTGCCCGGGTGCTGCACGAGGGACGCGCCTTCCCGCACTTCAACGAAGCGGATGAGGGCGTGGCGGTCGACGCGCTGGTGACCGACCGCGTGTGGCGTGCGATGGGACTCGTGCCGGACAACACGCTGCACGACGTGCGGTGGGGTGAGGACTACGACGGGGAGTTCGTGTGGGTCTACGAGATCTCCGGCTCCGTCCCCGCCTCGCACGTGGGCGGGTGGCAGAACGCGGAGGGATGGCGTCAGGGCCACGTGTTCTTCCCGGCGGGCGGTGCGACGATCAACGGGGTCTCCCAGCCGGGGGAGATCGTGCTGTCGCGGGTGTTCATCGCCGACGGCGTCCTGCAGGCCGACATCTTCCGTGCCTCGGTCGTCGAGCTCCCGGCCGACGAGACGCAGCGCCGGAAGGATGCCACGAACCCGGAGTGGCCGATCGCGCACGTGGTGCTGCACGGCGTCTCACGGGATCAGTTCATGGCCCGCCACAAGGCCAACCACGCGCAGCTCGTCTACGCACCGGATGCCGAGACGGCCGACCGGGCACTCATCGCGAAAGCCTCGATGTTCGCGGGGATGGGCATCCAGGTGAATCTGGTGGGCGACGTCACCCTCTGA